From Sphingomonas nostoxanthinifaciens, a single genomic window includes:
- a CDS encoding DUF763 domain-containing protein — translation MDSAAVQDGFDLYLHGFIVADDGRWVVVQQGMNGDRKQARRYHWLSEGLESFVDAPHAAVEGANQGRIVNLTDRRAAASRDRQLDLIRDAGPDGIVRELSRLQPMSTKAPAPPAQATLPHLIMPDHHEVRAEDVVERRLHGALAAAADRGPKDFAELLLVPGIGVRTVRSLAMVAEVVHGAPCRFSDPARFSLAHGGKDRHPYPVPTHVYDRTIAVMKNAVDAAKLGQDEKLAAIRRLDQQARRLEATATGPSVDALIADERGRSHAFGGRSVFGWEQPAQPQADDSAA, via the coding sequence GTGGACAGCGCCGCCGTCCAAGACGGGTTCGACCTCTACCTCCACGGCTTCATCGTCGCCGACGACGGGCGCTGGGTGGTCGTGCAGCAGGGCATGAACGGCGACCGCAAGCAGGCGCGTCGTTACCATTGGCTCTCCGAAGGACTTGAGAGTTTCGTCGACGCACCGCACGCCGCGGTCGAGGGCGCCAATCAGGGCCGGATCGTCAACCTGACCGACCGGCGCGCCGCCGCCTCACGCGACCGGCAGCTGGACCTTATCAGGGATGCTGGTCCCGACGGGATCGTCCGCGAACTCTCCCGGCTTCAGCCCATGAGCACCAAGGCACCTGCACCGCCCGCACAAGCCACGCTGCCGCACCTAATCATGCCGGATCATCACGAGGTCCGGGCCGAGGACGTCGTCGAGCGCCGGCTGCATGGCGCGCTGGCGGCTGCTGCCGATCGAGGACCCAAGGACTTCGCCGAACTGCTGCTGGTGCCGGGCATCGGCGTGCGCACCGTTCGCTCGCTCGCGATGGTGGCGGAGGTAGTTCACGGTGCTCCCTGTCGCTTCAGCGACCCTGCCCGCTTCAGTCTCGCGCATGGCGGCAAGGACCGTCACCCCTATCCCGTGCCGACGCATGTCTATGATCGGACGATCGCGGTCATGAAGAATGCGGTCGACGCCGCAAAGCTCGGCCAGGACGAGAAGCTGGCGGCGATCCGACGCCTCGACCAGCAGGCGCGGCGCCTCGAAGCCACCGCGACCGGCCCTTCGGTCGACGCGCTGATCGCGGACGAGCGCGGCCGCTCACACGCGTTCGGCGGCCGCAGCGTGTTCGGCTGGGAGCAGCCGGCACAGCCGCAAGCCGACGACAGCGCGGCATGA
- a CDS encoding alpha-ketoglutarate-dependent dioxygenase AlkB, with amino-acid sequence MMAMADLFDLAALPGLASQDDLISEAEERMLIEAIDATALSPFRFQGWTGKRLTSSFGWRYDFDAGRLERGEPLPEWLLPIRDRAAAFAGLPADDLVQALLIRYDPGAGIGWHRDRPAFEHVVGLSLGAEATMRFRRRVGTRFERVGVPLPPRGAYHLSGEARQEWEHSIVEMDQARWSITFRSLRVRSS; translated from the coding sequence ATGATGGCCATGGCGGACCTGTTCGACCTGGCTGCGCTGCCCGGCCTCGCGTCACAGGACGATCTGATCAGCGAAGCCGAGGAGCGGATGCTGATCGAGGCGATCGACGCGACCGCGCTCTCGCCGTTCCGCTTCCAGGGCTGGACCGGCAAGCGGCTGACCAGCTCCTTCGGCTGGCGCTACGACTTCGACGCGGGGCGGCTCGAGCGCGGCGAACCCCTGCCGGAGTGGCTGCTGCCGATCCGGGATCGCGCGGCTGCCTTCGCCGGGCTACCCGCGGACGATCTCGTCCAGGCCTTGCTGATCCGCTACGATCCAGGCGCCGGCATCGGCTGGCATCGTGACCGGCCGGCATTCGAGCATGTGGTTGGGCTGTCGCTGGGTGCGGAGGCGACGATGCGCTTTCGCCGCCGGGTCGGCACCCGCTTCGAGCGCGTCGGCGTGCCCCTGCCGCCCCGCGGCGCCTATCATCTCAGCGGTGAGGCCCGCCAAGAGTGGGAGCACAGCATCGTCGAGATGGACCAGGCACGCTGGTCGATCACGTTCCGGAGCCTGCGGGTCAGGTCCTCCTAG
- a CDS encoding GNAT family N-acetyltransferase translates to MPEGEDDALRDAAAHRGLKLVKSRKRKAGVGDYGRYGLTDGAGKELFGFGPDGLTALAPDIRDYLRKAEVSTWAQSAQVTPDRPKPSRTASEIVAANDAEAAEDVSAAAAESDDQDKRTSQPAGAGKRRKPGAFTTRKKAAEPPPPRQPKAEPEPIPQPEREPEPEPEPEPQPEPEPEPVLATRTAAKADLDEIRTLIGDQDSAATFASRFNELKRAGGGVIVAERGRVLGCVAWHVILGLQEAPIGRLTLLVVAEDERREGIGRALVDAARSAMVDQGCTKVEAMSDIEVRNANGFFRALGFEQKSYRFVSDAEPNI, encoded by the coding sequence GTGCCTGAAGGAGAAGATGATGCGCTGCGCGACGCGGCGGCGCACCGCGGGCTCAAGCTGGTCAAGTCGCGCAAGCGCAAGGCCGGCGTGGGCGATTATGGTCGCTATGGACTGACCGACGGTGCCGGCAAGGAGCTGTTTGGGTTTGGGCCCGACGGCCTGACCGCGCTTGCCCCCGACATCCGCGACTATCTGCGCAAGGCGGAGGTCTCGACCTGGGCGCAGTCCGCACAGGTGACACCGGATCGTCCAAAGCCGAGCCGCACCGCCTCCGAAATCGTGGCTGCCAACGATGCTGAGGCGGCTGAGGATGTGTCTGCGGCAGCGGCCGAGAGCGATGATCAGGACAAGCGGACGAGTCAGCCGGCGGGAGCGGGCAAGCGACGTAAGCCGGGGGCATTCACCACCAGAAAAAAGGCCGCCGAACCGCCGCCTCCGCGCCAGCCGAAAGCAGAGCCCGAACCCATACCTCAGCCTGAGCGTGAGCCTGAGCCGGAGCCAGAGCCGGAGCCTCAACCGGAGCCCGAGCCCGAGCCAGTTCTTGCAACACGCACCGCAGCCAAGGCGGACCTTGACGAGATCAGGACGCTGATCGGCGACCAGGACTCGGCTGCGACGTTCGCCTCGCGTTTCAACGAGCTCAAACGCGCTGGCGGCGGCGTGATCGTCGCCGAGCGGGGCAGGGTGCTCGGCTGCGTCGCCTGGCACGTCATCCTCGGTTTGCAGGAGGCTCCGATCGGCCGCTTGACGCTGCTCGTCGTGGCGGAGGACGAACGGCGGGAGGGCATTGGCCGTGCGCTGGTCGATGCTGCCCGGTCGGCGATGGTCGACCAAGGCTGCACAAAGGTCGAGGCGATGAGCGACATCGAGGTCCGCAACGCCAACGGCTTCTTCCGAGCCCTCGGGTTCGAGCAGAAGAGTTACCGCTTCGTCAGCGATGCCGAACCTAACATCTGA
- the ku gene encoding non-homologous end joining protein Ku, translating to MAARPYWRGQIRLALVSIPVEIFSATKSGAAVAFHQIYEPTGQRIKYEKTVPGIGPVDVDKIIKGFEYAKGEYVLLDDKEIEGVKLESKKTLELTQFVDSHEIDPIYFDKPYYVVPADDLAEEAFVVLREALKRSHKIGLGQLAMRGREYVVSIKGCGRGMVMETLRYADEVHKAASYFRDIGETKPDDDLLDLAQTLIDKKTGAFDASDFHDRYVDALKELIEEKRKGKTIKIEDDKAADPRGSNVVDLMAALKKSLGSSATAAKPDAPDEAPKKKPAAKKPAKAKAEAPAEPTKAPARKRA from the coding sequence ATGGCCGCACGTCCCTACTGGCGGGGCCAGATCCGGCTCGCTTTGGTCTCGATCCCGGTCGAGATCTTCTCCGCGACCAAGAGCGGGGCCGCGGTCGCGTTCCACCAGATCTACGAGCCGACCGGCCAGCGCATCAAATATGAGAAGACCGTGCCGGGTATCGGCCCGGTCGACGTCGACAAGATCATCAAGGGATTCGAATACGCCAAGGGCGAGTATGTCCTCCTCGACGATAAGGAGATCGAAGGCGTCAAGCTGGAAAGCAAGAAGACGCTCGAACTGACCCAGTTCGTCGACAGCCACGAGATCGACCCGATCTACTTCGACAAGCCATACTACGTGGTGCCGGCCGACGACCTCGCCGAGGAGGCGTTCGTGGTGCTGCGCGAGGCGCTGAAGCGCAGCCACAAGATCGGGCTCGGCCAGCTGGCGATGCGCGGCCGCGAATATGTCGTCAGCATCAAGGGCTGCGGTCGCGGGATGGTCATGGAGACGCTGCGCTACGCCGACGAGGTCCACAAGGCGGCGAGCTACTTCCGCGACATCGGCGAGACCAAGCCCGACGACGACCTGCTCGACCTCGCGCAGACGCTGATCGACAAGAAGACCGGCGCTTTCGACGCCAGCGATTTCCACGACCGCTATGTCGATGCGCTGAAGGAGCTGATCGAGGAGAAGCGGAAGGGCAAGACCATCAAGATCGAGGACGACAAGGCCGCCGATCCGCGCGGCAGCAACGTCGTCGACCTAATGGCGGCGCTCAAGAAGTCGCTCGGGTCATCGGCCACCGCAGCGAAGCCTGACGCGCCCGACGAAGCACCCAAGAAGAAACCGGCTGCGAAGAAGCCGGCCAAGGCGAAGGCCGAGGCACCCGCCGAACCCACGAAGGCGCCGGCGCGCAAGCGTGCCTGA
- a CDS encoding KTSC domain-containing protein → MIQSFVYDKEEQRLAVRFVSGKVYTYDDVPAEVAEGFKAAASKGTYFNDVIRDRFPFARSRSRGR, encoded by the coding sequence GTGATCCAGAGCTTCGTCTACGACAAGGAGGAACAGCGCCTCGCCGTGCGCTTCGTCAGCGGCAAGGTCTATACCTACGACGATGTTCCGGCTGAGGTCGCGGAGGGGTTCAAGGCGGCGGCGTCGAAGGGGACCTACTTCAACGATGTGATCCGCGACCGATTTCCCTTCGCGCGCAGCCGATCACGGGGCAGATAG
- a CDS encoding ATP-dependent DNA ligase: protein MTAPASAPMEAKLVTELPEEPGWQFEPKWDGFRALVFRDGDAVELLSKSGKSLARYFPEIVALVAGIDQARFALDGELILPVGDILSFDALQARLHPAESRITKLSRETPAQLMLFDCLHDGEDDLLTKPLAERRPTLEAFHARHGDPSLLLSPCGDLAAAWAWLAQSGGALDGVVAKRLDEPYRPGERAMLKVKQHRTADCVVGGFRRAKDGNGVASLLLGLYDDAGRLNHVGFTSGIAAADRVALAARLEPLIGAPGFTGKAPGGPSRWNNGEESEWEPLRSELVVEVLYDQVTGARFRHGTRLLRWRPDKAPEQCTMEQLVYELRPAELATLDR, encoded by the coding sequence ATGACCGCACCGGCCTCGGCGCCCATGGAGGCGAAGCTCGTCACCGAGCTGCCGGAGGAGCCCGGCTGGCAGTTCGAGCCCAAGTGGGACGGGTTCCGCGCACTGGTGTTCCGCGACGGCGATGCGGTTGAGCTTCTGTCGAAGTCGGGCAAGTCGCTCGCTCGCTACTTTCCCGAGATCGTGGCGCTGGTCGCCGGGATCGACCAGGCGCGGTTCGCCCTCGACGGCGAGCTGATCCTGCCGGTCGGCGACATATTGTCGTTCGATGCGCTGCAAGCGCGGCTCCATCCCGCAGAGAGCCGGATCACGAAGCTGTCGCGAGAGACCCCGGCGCAGCTGATGCTGTTCGACTGCCTGCACGACGGCGAGGACGATCTGCTGACCAAGCCGCTCGCGGAACGCCGCCCGACGCTGGAGGCGTTCCATGCCCGCCACGGCGATCCCTCGCTGCTGCTGTCGCCTTGCGGCGATCTCGCGGCGGCGTGGGCGTGGCTGGCGCAGAGCGGCGGGGCGCTCGACGGCGTCGTCGCGAAGCGGCTCGATGAGCCGTACCGCCCCGGCGAGCGTGCGATGCTCAAGGTCAAGCAGCATCGGACGGCGGACTGCGTGGTCGGCGGATTCCGGCGCGCGAAGGACGGGAACGGCGTCGCCTCGCTGCTGCTCGGGCTGTATGACGATGCCGGCCGCTTGAACCATGTCGGGTTCACCTCTGGGATCGCGGCGGCAGATCGCGTTGCGCTCGCCGCCAGGCTCGAGCCTCTGATCGGAGCCCCTGGCTTCACCGGCAAGGCGCCCGGCGGCCCCAGCCGCTGGAACAATGGCGAGGAGAGTGAATGGGAGCCGCTGCGCAGCGAGCTCGTCGTCGAGGTCCTCTACGATCAGGTTACAGGCGCACGCTTCCGCCATGGCACCCGCCTGTTGCGCTGGCGTCCCGACAAGGCGCCGGAGCAGTGCACGATGGAGCAGCTCGTCTACGAGCTGCGCCCCGCCGAGCTGGCGACGCTCGATCGATGA
- the ligD gene encoding DNA ligase D — protein sequence MARTSTTESSATDSLATYRAKRDFAKTDEPAGATKPTSGNGFLVQKHDATRLHYDFRLELDGVLLSWAVTRGPSSDPDDKRLAVRTEDHPLDYATFEGTIPKGQYGGGTVMLWDNGTWESIAGKDPRKTIPEGHLHFILHGHRMKGEWIMIRLKPRGREKGENWLLRKVADEHAGGSDDLVTTHLTGVESGLTMAEIAAGKKPTRKRATATKAEPPAASAPAPARRTKKAKPEGVAPPFRPVQLATLVDHVPAGNAWLHEMKYDGYRTLISIGGGDGRAYTRSGLDWTDKFAPVVADAATLDVSSALLDGEAVVLDAEGRTSFQALQNALKEDPGSILYYAFDLLALDGDDLTDRPLTERKEKLATLIGSGTSKIRYSDHIVGRGEELFGTFCEAGLEGVISKRADAKYVGSRSGSWVKTKCIKRQEFVIVGWTPSDKQRGFRALLLGVNENGKLRYAGKAGTGYTADEIDKLMGLMTPLEVKTPTVEAPRAAVRGAHWIQPKLVAEIAFMEVTGDGVLRHSSYLGLRLDKKAEAVVVEKEAPVAEVEAAATAPAATKVRVTNRERVIFPEGKITKGELADYYQAVSGIMLPWAGSRPISLVRCPQGRGKKCFFQKHDAGSFGDHVHHVGIREKDGHDEPYLFIDDAEGLVTCVQMGTIEYHGWGARIEDVEKADRLVFDLDPDEGLEFKDVISAAFHVQELLGQMGLVTFPMVTGGKGVHVIAPLTPQAEWPAVKDFAHRFAQVLAQTEPDRFTAALAKAKRTGRIFVDYLRNQRGATAVMPYSARAREHAPVAVPITWEELRTLDGASRWHVGDAAELLKRAASKDLIGWGRADQVLPDL from the coding sequence ATGGCCCGAACCTCCACAACCGAATCGTCGGCGACCGATAGCCTCGCCACCTACCGCGCCAAGCGCGACTTTGCGAAAACCGACGAGCCCGCTGGCGCGACCAAGCCGACGTCCGGCAATGGCTTCCTGGTTCAGAAGCACGACGCGACCCGGCTCCACTACGATTTCCGCCTCGAGCTCGACGGCGTGCTGCTGAGCTGGGCGGTGACGCGAGGACCGAGCTCCGATCCGGACGACAAGCGGCTTGCGGTCAGGACCGAGGACCACCCGCTCGACTATGCGACCTTCGAGGGCACGATCCCCAAGGGCCAATATGGCGGCGGCACCGTGATGCTGTGGGACAATGGGACATGGGAATCGATCGCCGGCAAGGATCCGCGCAAGACCATCCCCGAGGGGCATCTCCACTTCATCCTCCATGGTCATCGCATGAAAGGCGAGTGGATCATGATCCGGCTGAAGCCACGCGGCCGCGAAAAGGGCGAGAACTGGCTGCTGCGCAAGGTCGCCGACGAGCATGCCGGCGGCTCGGACGACCTCGTGACGACGCACCTCACCGGCGTCGAGAGCGGGCTGACCATGGCCGAGATCGCGGCCGGCAAGAAACCGACGAGGAAGCGGGCCACCGCCACCAAGGCGGAGCCGCCGGCAGCATCTGCTCCCGCGCCGGCACGTCGGACGAAGAAAGCCAAGCCGGAAGGCGTCGCCCCGCCGTTCCGGCCGGTCCAGCTGGCCACGCTCGTCGACCATGTGCCCGCCGGCAACGCCTGGCTGCACGAGATGAAATATGACGGCTACCGCACGCTGATCTCGATCGGCGGCGGTGATGGCCGCGCGTACACGCGCTCGGGCCTCGACTGGACCGACAAGTTCGCGCCCGTCGTCGCGGACGCCGCCACGCTCGATGTCTCCTCGGCACTGCTCGACGGCGAGGCCGTCGTGCTTGATGCCGAGGGCCGGACCAGCTTCCAGGCGCTGCAGAATGCGCTCAAGGAAGACCCTGGCTCGATCCTGTACTACGCCTTTGACCTGCTCGCGCTCGACGGTGACGACCTGACCGACCGGCCATTGACCGAGCGCAAGGAGAAGCTCGCCACCCTGATCGGCTCGGGCACGTCCAAGATCCGCTACTCCGATCACATCGTCGGCCGCGGCGAGGAGCTGTTCGGCACCTTCTGCGAGGCCGGGCTGGAAGGCGTCATCTCCAAGCGGGCCGATGCGAAGTATGTCGGCTCGCGCTCGGGCAGCTGGGTCAAGACAAAGTGCATCAAGCGTCAGGAGTTCGTGATCGTCGGCTGGACGCCGTCGGACAAGCAGCGCGGCTTTCGTGCGCTGCTGCTCGGGGTCAACGAGAATGGCAAGCTGCGCTACGCCGGCAAGGCCGGTACCGGCTACACCGCCGACGAGATCGACAAGCTGATGGGCCTGATGACGCCGCTCGAGGTCAAGACGCCTACCGTCGAGGCCCCGCGCGCGGCGGTGCGCGGCGCCCACTGGATCCAGCCCAAGCTCGTCGCTGAGATCGCGTTCATGGAGGTGACCGGAGACGGCGTGCTGCGCCACTCGAGTTATCTCGGGCTACGCCTCGACAAGAAGGCGGAAGCCGTCGTCGTCGAGAAGGAAGCCCCAGTCGCCGAGGTGGAGGCCGCCGCCACGGCACCGGCGGCAACGAAGGTTCGCGTCACCAACCGCGAGCGCGTGATCTTCCCCGAGGGCAAGATCACCAAGGGCGAGCTCGCCGACTATTACCAGGCGGTGTCGGGGATCATGCTGCCATGGGCGGGCAGCCGTCCGATCAGCCTGGTCCGTTGCCCGCAGGGGCGCGGCAAGAAATGCTTCTTCCAGAAACACGACGCCGGCAGCTTCGGCGATCACGTCCACCATGTCGGCATCCGGGAAAAGGACGGACACGACGAGCCCTATCTCTTCATCGACGATGCGGAGGGGCTGGTCACCTGCGTGCAGATGGGCACCATCGAGTATCACGGCTGGGGCGCGCGCATCGAGGACGTTGAGAAGGCCGACCGGCTGGTGTTCGATCTCGATCCGGACGAAGGCCTCGAGTTCAAGGATGTCATCTCCGCGGCGTTCCACGTTCAGGAGCTGCTCGGGCAGATGGGGCTGGTGACCTTCCCGATGGTGACCGGCGGCAAAGGCGTCCACGTCATCGCGCCGCTCACACCCCAGGCCGAGTGGCCGGCGGTCAAGGACTTCGCCCACCGCTTTGCGCAGGTGCTGGCGCAGACCGAGCCCGACCGCTTCACCGCCGCGCTCGCCAAGGCCAAGCGCACCGGTCGCATCTTCGTCGACTATCTGCGCAATCAGCGCGGCGCGACCGCGGTGATGCCATACAGCGCCCGGGCCCGCGAACATGCGCCGGTGGCGGTGCCGATCACCTGGGAGGAGCTGCGGACGCTCGACGGCGCCTCGCGCTGGCATGTCGGCGACGCGGCGGAGTTGCTGAAGCGGGCGGCGTCGAAGGATCTGATCGGCTGGGGGCGCGCCGACCAGGTGCTGCCGGACCTGTAG
- the xth gene encoding exodeoxyribonuclease III — MKIATYNVNGINGRLPVLLRWLEEEQPDIVCLQELKAPDEKFPEVPIRDLGYDAIWHGQKSWNGVAILSRVGEIHETRCGLPGDPDPTQSRYLEAAVNGVLIAGLYLPNGNPRPGPKFDYKMAWFDTLIEHAAALFASGAPVVLAGDFNVMPTERDVYKPERWTEDALFAPEVRAAFFRLLEQGWTDALRTIHPDETIYTFFDYFRNAYARNAGLRIDHFLLSPAPAERLVDAQVDREVRGWEKTSDHAPVWIELADEAKPPAPARRKAKARPASST, encoded by the coding sequence ATGAAGATCGCCACCTACAACGTAAACGGCATCAACGGCCGCTTGCCCGTCCTCCTCCGCTGGCTCGAGGAGGAACAACCCGACATCGTCTGCCTGCAGGAGCTGAAGGCGCCGGACGAGAAGTTCCCGGAAGTGCCTATCCGCGATCTCGGCTACGATGCGATCTGGCACGGTCAGAAGAGCTGGAACGGTGTCGCCATCCTCAGCCGCGTCGGCGAGATCCACGAGACCCGGTGCGGACTCCCGGGCGATCCCGATCCGACGCAGAGCCGTTACCTCGAAGCCGCCGTCAACGGCGTGCTGATCGCCGGGCTCTACCTGCCCAACGGCAATCCGCGGCCCGGACCCAAGTTTGACTACAAGATGGCCTGGTTCGACACGCTGATCGAACACGCCGCAGCGCTGTTCGCCTCAGGCGCTCCCGTCGTGCTTGCCGGTGACTTCAACGTGATGCCGACCGAGCGGGACGTCTACAAACCCGAGCGCTGGACCGAGGACGCGCTGTTCGCGCCCGAGGTTCGCGCGGCGTTCTTCCGCCTGCTCGAGCAAGGTTGGACCGACGCGCTGCGGACCATTCATCCGGACGAGACGATCTACACTTTCTTCGACTATTTCCGGAATGCCTATGCGCGGAATGCCGGCCTGCGCATCGATCACTTCCTGCTCAGCCCGGCGCCGGCCGAGCGGCTGGTCGACGCCCAGGTCGACCGCGAGGTGCGCGGCTGGGAGAAGACCAGCGACCACGCGCCGGTCTGGATCGAGCTCGCCGACGAGGCGAAGCCACCGGCCCCGGCACGGCGGAAAGCCAAGGCAAGGCCCGCTTCCTCCACCTGA
- a CDS encoding exonuclease domain-containing protein — MTASKTDIAPAPWDDKPQVDFVVVDVETACSRVSSICQIGIVGFRDGSEVFAYESLVDPCDEFSSFNTRIHGISCDHVFGQPTFAHIHAVVDGHLSGRTTVAHSLFDKGALAAACRVHRREMIETTWLDSVRVAKRAWPDLPSHRLNVLTRFLGVRHKHHDALSDARAAGMVIVKAIDHTGIDLATWLKPTQPRGGPAPKAAADGHLKGHRAAILGAPRDGALGLWLAGMGARVVASIGTTSTMLVISKDQPFGRFAPSGPYRRAEELRRNGSAIEIVAEDDLRARFSLDAAVAA, encoded by the coding sequence ATGACAGCTTCGAAAACGGACATTGCGCCGGCGCCGTGGGACGATAAGCCGCAGGTCGATTTTGTCGTCGTCGATGTAGAAACCGCATGCTCGCGTGTCAGCAGCATCTGCCAGATCGGGATCGTCGGCTTTCGGGATGGTTCGGAGGTGTTCGCGTACGAAAGCCTCGTAGATCCGTGCGATGAGTTCTCGTCGTTCAACACGCGGATCCACGGCATCAGCTGCGATCACGTCTTTGGGCAACCCACCTTTGCCCACATCCACGCAGTCGTCGATGGCCATCTCTCAGGTCGGACCACTGTAGCGCACTCCCTTTTCGATAAGGGAGCGCTCGCCGCCGCCTGCCGCGTGCATCGGCGCGAGATGATCGAGACGACATGGCTCGACAGCGTGCGGGTCGCCAAGCGCGCCTGGCCCGACCTTCCCAGCCACCGGCTGAATGTGCTCACCCGCTTCCTCGGGGTCCGCCACAAGCATCATGATGCATTGAGCGATGCTCGTGCCGCCGGAATGGTGATCGTGAAAGCGATCGATCACACCGGGATCGATCTGGCCACTTGGCTGAAGCCAACGCAGCCGCGCGGGGGTCCGGCACCGAAAGCGGCAGCAGATGGCCACCTCAAAGGGCATCGCGCCGCAATCCTGGGCGCGCCACGTGACGGCGCCCTGGGTCTTTGGTTGGCTGGGATGGGTGCCCGGGTGGTTGCGTCGATCGGCACGACATCCACGATGCTCGTTATCAGCAAGGATCAGCCGTTCGGCAGGTTCGCTCCCAGCGGCCCTTATCGGCGCGCTGAGGAGCTACGACGCAACGGCTCCGCAATCGAGATCGTGGCAGAGGACGATCTCCGTGCGCGCTTCTCCCTTGATGCGGCCGTCGCAGCATAG
- a CDS encoding TfoX/Sxy family protein, whose translation MATDKHTATFIVDQLSAAGDVSAKPMFGEYGLYCDGKMFGMICEGQLFIKPTTGGRGFAGSIEEAPPYPGAKPCLLVDADRWDDGDWLAELVRITTAELPLPKPKPPRKPTSG comes from the coding sequence ATGGCTACCGACAAACACACCGCCACCTTCATCGTCGACCAGCTCTCCGCAGCCGGTGACGTTTCGGCCAAGCCGATGTTCGGAGAATATGGCCTATACTGCGACGGCAAGATGTTCGGGATGATCTGCGAGGGCCAGCTCTTCATCAAGCCTACCACAGGCGGGCGGGGGTTCGCCGGGAGCATCGAGGAGGCCCCACCTTATCCTGGTGCGAAGCCGTGCCTGCTGGTCGACGCCGATCGGTGGGACGATGGCGACTGGCTCGCCGAACTCGTCCGGATCACGACCGCGGAGCTGCCTCTTCCCAAGCCGAAGCCGCCTCGCAAGCCAACGTCAGGCTGA
- a CDS encoding DksA/TraR family C4-type zinc finger protein: MAGGWTRDGAIQDQIDDTVTDAVLFARSRIPAGGGETHCTECGDEIPEARRRALTGVRTCVQCQSERDSRPTLSAFNRRGSKDSQLR, translated from the coding sequence ATGGCAGGCGGTTGGACAAGAGATGGCGCGATCCAGGATCAGATCGACGACACGGTCACCGACGCCGTTCTGTTCGCACGATCGCGCATACCGGCGGGGGGTGGGGAGACGCATTGCACGGAGTGCGGCGACGAGATCCCCGAGGCCCGCCGCCGCGCCCTGACAGGCGTGCGTACGTGCGTACAGTGCCAGTCGGAGCGCGACAGCCGTCCGACGCTTTCCGCCTTCAACCGGCGCGGGAGCAAGGACAGCCAGCTGCGGTAG
- a CDS encoding DUF1993 domain-containing protein: protein MMLNDILVPTYTQMLGALSAWLGKAEETSRDRAQALLIARLAPDMFPLSTQIRFACVQAQEGVFRLRQETFPPSIAVLLDEGRNASEHPGSITDARTRIAETLTLVEAIAADTPGIDPATPIAHALPQGMVFDLTAEQYVRDWALPQFYFHVMTAYAILRAQGVELGKTDYVAHMFAYLRPGTEPSR, encoded by the coding sequence ATGATGCTGAACGACATCCTGGTACCGACCTACACCCAGATGCTGGGTGCGCTTTCGGCGTGGCTGGGCAAGGCCGAGGAAACTTCGCGCGACCGAGCCCAAGCGCTGCTCATCGCCCGCCTCGCTCCCGACATGTTCCCGCTCTCGACCCAGATCCGGTTCGCGTGCGTGCAGGCGCAGGAAGGGGTGTTCCGGCTGCGGCAGGAGACGTTCCCGCCCTCGATCGCGGTGCTGCTGGACGAAGGCCGCAACGCGTCCGAGCATCCTGGCTCCATCACGGATGCACGCACCAGGATCGCCGAGACCCTGACGCTCGTAGAGGCGATCGCAGCGGACACGCCGGGGATCGATCCCGCGACACCGATCGCTCACGCGCTTCCGCAGGGCATGGTGTTCGACCTTACCGCCGAGCAATATGTCCGCGACTGGGCGTTGCCCCAGTTCTACTTCCACGTCATGACCGCCTACGCCATCCTGCGCGCTCAAGGCGTCGAGCTGGGCAAGACCGACTATGTCGCGCACATGTTCGCGTACTTGCGGCCCGGCACAGAGCCTTCGCGGTAG